The following are encoded in a window of Chloroflexota bacterium genomic DNA:
- the solA gene encoding N-methyl-L-tryptophan oxidase produces the protein MAQRYDTIVIGVGGMGSAAVYQLAKRGQRVLGLERFDVPHTMGSSHGITRIIRLAYYEDPSYVPLLRRAYELWRELESGVGEQLLHITGSIDAGPADSQCFEGSLTSCREHRLPHEVLSGAEINRRFPAYRLPADHQAVLQPDGGYLLSERCIVAHVTAAQALGAEVHARERVQGWEPRPDGIRVSTDRAVYESDKLIVSAGAWVGEMVPRLKPLTTPERQVLAWLQPSEPALFEPARFPVFNLQVDEGRYYGFPIESVPGFKFGRYHHLAEAVDPETIDREPTPEDEAILRQFAERYFPAGTGPTMALRACMFTNAPDEHFILDLHPDDDRVVVASPCSGHGFKFCSVVGEITADLAETGETRHNIELFRLSRFAS, from the coding sequence GTGGCGCAGCGGTACGACACCATCGTCATCGGCGTCGGCGGGATGGGCAGCGCCGCCGTCTACCAGCTTGCGAAGCGCGGCCAGCGGGTGCTCGGGCTGGAGCGTTTCGACGTCCCGCACACGATGGGCTCATCCCACGGGATCACCCGCATCATCCGGCTGGCCTACTACGAGGATCCGTCCTACGTGCCGCTGCTGCGCCGGGCCTACGAGCTGTGGCGCGAGCTGGAATCGGGCGTGGGCGAGCAGTTGCTGCACATCACCGGATCCATCGACGCCGGCCCGGCCGACAGCCAGTGCTTTGAAGGCTCGCTGACCTCCTGTCGGGAGCACCGGCTGCCGCACGAAGTGCTCAGCGGCGCCGAGATCAACCGGCGATTCCCGGCCTACCGCCTGCCGGCTGACCATCAAGCGGTGCTGCAGCCCGACGGCGGCTACCTCCTCTCCGAGCGCTGCATCGTGGCCCACGTGACGGCAGCGCAGGCGCTCGGTGCGGAGGTTCATGCCCGCGAGCGCGTCCAGGGTTGGGAGCCGCGCCCGGACGGCATTCGCGTGAGCACAGACCGTGCCGTCTACGAGTCAGACAAACTGATCGTGTCGGCGGGCGCATGGGTCGGCGAGATGGTCCCCCGCCTCAAGCCGCTGACCACGCCCGAGCGCCAGGTGTTGGCGTGGCTCCAGCCGTCTGAGCCGGCCCTCTTCGAGCCAGCACGCTTCCCCGTCTTCAATCTCCAAGTGGACGAGGGGCGCTACTACGGCTTTCCCATCGAGTCGGTGCCGGGCTTCAAGTTCGGCCGCTACCACCATCTCGCCGAGGCCGTCGATCCTGAGACGATCGACCGCGAGCCGACCCCCGAGGACGAGGCGATCCTCCGCCAGTTTGCCGAGCGCTACTTCCCCGCTGGCACCGGCCCGACGATGGCGCTGCGAGCCTGCATGTTCACCAACGCGCCCGACGAGCACTTCATCCTCGATCTGCACCCCGACGACGACCGGGTGGTGGTGGCGTCGCCGTGCTCGGGCCACGGCTTCAAGTTCTGCAGCGTCGTGGGGGAGATCACGGCGGACCTTGCAGAGACCGGTGAGACGCGCCACAACATCGAGCTGTTCCGCCTGAGCCGGTTCGCATCGTAG
- a CDS encoding DUF4240 domain-containing protein — MDDAAFWQLIEESRENAGGDPNEQAAELTDLLSALPAGEIVQFDRRFRELLVQAYRWDLWGAAFLIDGGCSDDGFEYFRCWLISQGRRVYEEALADPESLAERAEPDVEAESMLYAAADAYEVETGKPLPSSSVGDPAEPAGQPWEENDLPRRFPRLAAAFP; from the coding sequence ATGGACGATGCGGCATTCTGGCAGCTGATCGAGGAGTCGCGGGAGAACGCCGGCGGCGATCCCAACGAGCAGGCTGCCGAGTTGACCGATCTCCTGTCTGCTCTGCCGGCGGGGGAGATCGTTCAGTTCGACCGCCGCTTCCGCGAGCTGTTGGTGCAGGCGTACCGCTGGGATCTCTGGGGCGCGGCCTTCCTGATCGACGGCGGCTGTTCCGATGACGGGTTCGAGTACTTCCGCTGCTGGCTCATCAGCCAGGGGCGGCGGGTGTACGAGGAGGCGCTGGCCGATCCTGAATCATTGGCCGAGCGCGCCGAGCCGGATGTCGAGGCTGAGTCGATGCTGTACGCGGCTGCCGACGCCTACGAGGTGGAGACTGGCAAGCCGCTGCCGTCGTCGAGCGTCGGCGACCCGGCGGAGCCGGCCGGGCAGCCCTGGGAGGAGAACGATCTGCCTCGCCGCTTCCCGAGGCTGGCTGCAGCCTTCCCCTGA
- a CDS encoding NUDIX hydrolase, with translation MAREHERAHPWEVLGTEYLLKSPWRHVRQDQVRLHTGDEIVYTYLETTDAAFVVPLTTDGKVVVIRQFRLPARAWTWEVVGGMIAAGEPPIAAAERELREEVGGVGGRLVPLGSYYACAGSLSSRHHAFLGLDVELVDPALEPMELIERVLLDPDDAFARARDGRIDDAQSALALLMAEPHIRAHLAQRNDP, from the coding sequence TTGGCCCGCGAGCACGAGCGGGCGCACCCGTGGGAGGTACTCGGCACCGAGTACCTCCTCAAATCGCCCTGGCGTCATGTGCGCCAGGATCAGGTGCGCCTGCACACCGGCGACGAGATCGTCTACACCTACCTGGAGACGACCGACGCCGCCTTCGTAGTGCCGCTGACGACGGATGGGAAGGTCGTGGTGATCCGGCAGTTCCGGCTGCCGGCCCGCGCCTGGACCTGGGAGGTCGTCGGCGGCATGATCGCGGCCGGCGAGCCGCCCATCGCGGCGGCCGAGCGCGAGCTGCGTGAAGAGGTCGGCGGCGTCGGCGGGCGGCTGGTGCCGCTTGGCTCGTACTACGCCTGCGCCGGCAGCCTCTCGTCACGTCACCATGCGTTCCTGGGCCTCGACGTGGAGCTGGTTGACCCGGCCCTTGAGCCGATGGAGCTGATCGAGCGGGTGCTGCTCGACCCTGACGATGCGTTCGCGCGGGCGCGTGATGGACGCATCGACGATGCCCAGTCAGCGCTCGCGCTCTTGATGGCCGAGCCGCACATCCGCGCGCACCTCGCCCAGCGGAACGATCCGTAA
- a CDS encoding sugar phosphate isomerase/epimerase, producing MDHRTRFVFSGPGSWPLEQAIDQGAALGFSRVDFNADNPANYPGTFTPERVRQVRALAAQHGITLGIHTLSAVNMAEITPVMAAAADAYVRENVELAAALGATHLVVHGGFHFSSDVDARFAAAIARLKLAVQLAEAHAVELHFENHNAEPEHAEIRYIPHTVAEMRRMLDGIAAPSPRWACNVGHAMLVPDGFEGFLTAFGADRIGHVRLHDTNGLWEEHFRPGEGGGIVDFRHVFTMLTRAGYRGPFSIDFGRPEEKAHWRDVWSAMLAEIG from the coding sequence GTGGATCATCGCACTCGCTTCGTCTTTTCTGGTCCTGGCTCGTGGCCGCTGGAGCAAGCCATCGACCAGGGGGCTGCGCTCGGCTTCTCCCGCGTGGACTTCAACGCCGACAACCCGGCCAACTATCCGGGCACGTTCACCCCTGAGCGGGTCCGGCAGGTGCGGGCGCTGGCGGCGCAGCATGGGATCACGCTCGGGATTCACACGCTCTCGGCGGTCAACATGGCCGAGATCACGCCGGTCATGGCCGCGGCCGCCGACGCCTACGTCCGCGAGAACGTCGAGCTGGCGGCAGCGCTCGGCGCGACGCACCTGGTCGTGCACGGCGGGTTCCACTTCTCGTCCGATGTGGATGCTCGCTTCGCCGCCGCCATCGCGCGGCTGAAGCTGGCCGTACAGCTGGCCGAGGCGCACGCTGTCGAGCTGCACTTCGAGAACCACAACGCCGAGCCTGAGCATGCCGAGATCCGCTACATCCCACACACCGTGGCCGAGATGCGCCGGATGCTCGACGGCATCGCCGCGCCGTCGCCGCGGTGGGCCTGCAACGTCGGCCATGCGATGCTGGTGCCTGACGGCTTCGAGGGCTTCCTGACGGCGTTCGGCGCAGACCGCATCGGGCACGTCCGCCTGCACGATACGAACGGCCTCTGGGAGGAGCACTTCCGGCCCGGCGAGGGCGGCGGTATCGTCGACTTCCGTCACGTCTTCACGATGCTGACGCGAGCCGGCTACCGTGGTCCCTTCAGCATCGACTTCGGGCGGCCGGAAGAGAAGGCCCACTGGCGCGACGTCTGGTCGGCCATGCTGGCCGAGATCGGGTAG
- a CDS encoding DUF1957 domain-containing protein, producing MPYVRQTGRWLHGEFWLHQALAETYLPLFSTLSDLAEHEVPARLTLSISPILAEQLADPQVAQRFEGYVLERAERAAHDVTRFDRAGDLHARYLAHWYEDFYNRTLAVFRGRFNRDLIGAARRLQDSGHLELATTAATHAYLPLLSRDSSVYAQLATAVRSYRRDFRREPRTVWLPECGYRPATGGPDGAVRPGLEHLLSQFGFSLFFAETHAVVGGRPVGKAMNDVVGPYPSVPKRYQVPLAASSPATDRSTFRPYGVGESGLTVLARNTRSGLQIWSTAHGYPGDFDYREANRRDGISGLRYWRVTGTKIDLAARDWYHPDWAEGKISLHADHFARVVEDTLREYYERTGEQGIVVAMVDAALFGTWWFEGVRWLGEVLARLARSETVDLVTAGGYAEQHPPTESIALPESSWGMAGRHFTWDNVDTHWMWAVIHAAEARLQALAARFPHAEGDLHDVLSQAARELLLLQASDWPALITMGQAGEYAHERFREHAERFDRLASVAERGVVDAAGQRLAAELWERDRVFADVDYRDWAPRAYGTLASFTGTAGPSGSDFHRTETSGSPPGPPEYASGSPSAIPEWSASGS from the coding sequence TTGCCGTATGTTCGGCAGACGGGCCGTTGGCTGCACGGCGAATTCTGGCTCCACCAGGCGCTTGCCGAGACGTACCTGCCGCTCTTCTCGACGCTTTCGGACCTGGCCGAACACGAGGTGCCGGCCCGTCTGACGCTGAGTATCTCACCGATCCTGGCCGAGCAGCTTGCAGATCCTCAGGTCGCGCAGCGGTTCGAGGGGTACGTGCTCGAACGTGCCGAGCGGGCCGCCCACGACGTGACGCGGTTCGACCGGGCCGGCGACCTGCACGCCCGCTACCTCGCGCACTGGTACGAGGACTTCTACAACCGCACGCTCGCGGTCTTCCGTGGGCGCTTCAACCGCGACCTGATCGGCGCTGCACGGCGGTTGCAGGACAGCGGCCACCTGGAGCTTGCGACCACGGCGGCCACCCACGCGTACCTGCCGCTGCTCTCGCGGGACTCCTCCGTCTATGCACAACTGGCGACAGCCGTCCGTTCGTACCGCCGCGACTTCCGCCGCGAGCCGCGTACGGTCTGGCTGCCGGAGTGCGGCTACCGGCCGGCCACGGGCGGTCCAGACGGCGCGGTGCGGCCGGGCCTTGAGCACCTGTTGTCGCAGTTCGGGTTCTCGCTGTTCTTTGCCGAGACGCACGCCGTGGTGGGCGGGCGGCCGGTCGGCAAGGCCATGAACGACGTGGTCGGGCCGTACCCGAGCGTGCCGAAGCGGTATCAGGTGCCGCTGGCCGCGTCATCCCCGGCCACCGACCGCTCGACGTTCCGCCCGTACGGGGTCGGCGAGTCCGGCCTGACCGTCCTGGCGCGGAACACCCGCTCGGGCCTGCAGATCTGGTCGACGGCGCACGGCTACCCCGGCGACTTCGACTACCGCGAAGCGAACCGGCGCGACGGCATCTCCGGTCTGCGCTACTGGAGGGTGACCGGCACCAAGATCGACCTTGCCGCGCGCGACTGGTACCATCCGGACTGGGCCGAGGGCAAGATCAGCCTGCACGCGGATCACTTCGCGCGCGTGGTCGAGGACACCCTCCGCGAGTACTACGAGCGGACCGGCGAGCAAGGTATCGTCGTGGCGATGGTCGATGCGGCGCTCTTCGGGACGTGGTGGTTCGAGGGCGTCCGCTGGCTTGGCGAGGTGCTCGCGCGGCTGGCGCGCAGCGAGACCGTCGATCTGGTCACCGCTGGCGGATACGCCGAGCAGCACCCCCCGACCGAGTCGATTGCGTTGCCCGAGAGTTCGTGGGGCATGGCCGGCCGGCATTTCACCTGGGACAACGTCGATACCCACTGGATGTGGGCGGTGATCCACGCAGCCGAAGCCCGCTTGCAGGCGTTGGCTGCCAGATTCCCGCACGCCGAGGGCGATCTGCACGACGTGCTCTCGCAGGCAGCCCGCGAACTGCTGCTGCTTCAGGCCAGCGACTGGCCGGCCCTCATCACGATGGGGCAGGCTGGCGAGTACGCGCACGAACGGTTCCGCGAGCATGCGGAGCGCTTCGACCGCCTGGCAAGCGTTGCCGAACGGGGCGTCGTGGATGCGGCCGGCCAGCGTCTCGCCGCCGAGCTGTGGGAGCGCGACCGCGTCTTCGCCGACGTCGATTACCGAGATTGGGCGCCACGCGCGTACGGCACGCTGGCTTCGTTCACGGGCACAGCCGGTCCGTCTGGCTCCGACTTCCACCGGACCGAGACGTCTGGCTCGCCGCCCGGCCCGCCAGAATATGCCAGTGGGTCACCCTCAGCCATCCCTGAATGGAGTGCCAGTGGCAGCTGA
- a CDS encoding aconitate hydratase: protein MARADAFGARDSLKTASGSVTMYRLSALSGLGDVERMPHVVKILLENVLRYAGQEPFEASHVETLASWKPKGDKSAELPFLPARVLMQDYTGVPAVVDIAAMRSAMARLGGDPQKVNPLIPADLVIDHSVQVDLFGSSLAYAGNVAKEYERNQERYQLLRWAQQAFDGMTVVPPGTGICHQVNLEFLSKVVQSRSIDGEVVAFPDTLVGTDSHTTMVNGLGVLGWGVGGIEAEGAMLGQPLYMLVPEVVGVRLFGELPEGATATDLVLTLTQMLRKHGVVGRFVEYCGPGLGRLPVADRATIGNMAPEYGATAGYFPVDAATLAFLRTTGRSEEVIDLVERYTKEQGLFRTDATPDPVYDDLLELDLATVEPSLAGPRRPQDRVVLADVGKAFHQAYESQLGNGASKKEAASTAAVADTFPASDPLPAQASPSAPDKASVGQPASPDNADLTPDPVAVPVSASETVTVDHGSVVIAAITSCTNTSNPSVMLAAGLLAKKAVERGLRPKPWVKTSLAPGSRAVTDYMKGAGLEPYLDALGFQTVGYGCTTCIGNSGPLIPAVADAVDEHNLIVAAVLSGNRNFEGRVHAQVRASFLASPPLVVAYSLAGTVDIDLVNEPIGTDPTDSPVYLRDIWPSQDEVRQTVQEAVTPEVFAKNYASVFEGDDAWQQLPVPTGDLYDWNVHSTYVQEPPYFRNMAPTPAPPVDVEGAHVLLKLADSVTTDHISPAGSISTKSAAGWLLTELGVEPAEFNSYGARRGNHEVMVRGTFGNIRLRNELVPGQEGSWTKHLPSGKSMSVFEASELYQANDIPLIVIAGKEYGTGSSRDWAAKGPKLLGVKAVIAESYERIHRSNLLMMGILPFQFMDGEGRESLGLTGAETYTIRGIAAGIKPRQILPVEVTREDGSTFTFKVLARVDAPIEWEYYRHGGILPMVLRKLASE from the coding sequence ATGGCAAGAGCCGACGCGTTTGGCGCGCGTGATTCGCTGAAAACGGCCAGTGGCTCGGTCACCATGTACCGGCTGTCGGCGCTCTCGGGGCTGGGCGACGTCGAGCGGATGCCGCACGTCGTCAAGATCCTGCTCGAAAACGTCTTGCGCTACGCCGGCCAGGAGCCGTTCGAGGCGTCCCACGTCGAGACGCTGGCCTCCTGGAAGCCGAAGGGCGACAAGTCGGCCGAATTGCCGTTCCTGCCGGCCCGCGTGCTGATGCAGGACTACACCGGTGTCCCGGCCGTCGTGGACATCGCCGCGATGCGTTCGGCGATGGCGCGGCTCGGCGGCGATCCGCAGAAGGTCAACCCGCTGATTCCCGCCGATCTCGTGATTGACCACTCGGTGCAGGTCGATCTGTTCGGCTCCAGCCTCGCTTACGCGGGCAACGTTGCCAAAGAGTACGAGCGCAACCAGGAGCGGTATCAGCTCCTGCGCTGGGCGCAGCAGGCGTTCGACGGCATGACCGTCGTGCCGCCCGGCACGGGCATCTGCCACCAGGTGAACCTGGAATTCCTGTCGAAGGTCGTGCAGTCGCGCTCCATCGACGGCGAGGTGGTGGCGTTCCCCGACACGCTCGTCGGCACCGACTCCCACACGACGATGGTCAACGGGCTTGGCGTGCTGGGCTGGGGCGTCGGCGGCATCGAGGCCGAGGGCGCGATGCTGGGCCAGCCGCTCTACATGCTGGTGCCGGAGGTCGTCGGCGTCCGCCTGTTCGGCGAGCTGCCGGAGGGCGCGACGGCGACGGACCTGGTGTTGACCCTCACCCAGATGCTCCGCAAGCACGGCGTGGTCGGCCGGTTCGTCGAGTACTGCGGCCCGGGCCTGGGCCGGCTGCCGGTCGCGGATCGCGCCACCATCGGCAACATGGCCCCCGAGTACGGCGCGACGGCGGGCTACTTCCCGGTCGATGCGGCCACGCTGGCGTTCCTGCGGACGACCGGCCGTTCGGAAGAGGTCATCGACCTCGTCGAGCGGTACACGAAGGAGCAGGGCCTCTTCCGCACCGACGCCACCCCGGACCCGGTCTACGACGATCTGCTGGAGCTTGACCTCGCCACCGTCGAGCCGAGCCTCGCGGGGCCACGCCGGCCGCAGGATCGTGTGGTGCTGGCGGACGTGGGCAAGGCGTTCCACCAGGCGTACGAGAGCCAGCTCGGCAACGGCGCGTCGAAGAAAGAGGCGGCCTCGACGGCCGCCGTGGCCGATACCTTCCCGGCCTCGGACCCGCTGCCGGCCCAGGCGTCGCCCTCCGCGCCTGACAAGGCGTCCGTCGGCCAGCCGGCTTCGCCGGACAACGCCGACCTGACTCCCGACCCGGTCGCCGTCCCGGTCAGCGCCTCCGAGACGGTCACCGTCGATCACGGCTCGGTGGTCATCGCGGCGATCACCTCCTGCACCAACACCTCGAACCCGTCCGTGATGCTGGCGGCTGGCCTGCTCGCCAAGAAGGCCGTCGAGCGTGGCCTGCGGCCGAAGCCGTGGGTCAAGACCAGCCTTGCGCCGGGTTCGCGGGCCGTGACCGACTACATGAAGGGGGCCGGCCTCGAACCGTACCTGGACGCGCTGGGCTTCCAGACGGTCGGCTACGGCTGCACCACCTGCATCGGCAACAGCGGCCCGCTGATCCCCGCCGTGGCCGACGCCGTGGACGAGCACAACCTGATCGTCGCGGCGGTCCTGAGCGGCAACCGCAACTTTGAGGGCCGCGTCCACGCCCAGGTGCGGGCGTCCTTCCTGGCATCGCCGCCGCTGGTGGTGGCCTACTCGCTGGCTGGCACCGTGGACATCGACCTCGTCAACGAGCCGATTGGGACGGACCCGACCGACAGCCCGGTCTACCTGCGCGACATCTGGCCGAGCCAGGACGAGGTCCGCCAGACGGTGCAGGAGGCGGTCACGCCCGAGGTCTTCGCCAAGAACTACGCCAGCGTCTTCGAGGGCGACGATGCGTGGCAGCAGTTGCCAGTCCCCACGGGCGACCTGTACGACTGGAATGTGCATTCCACGTACGTCCAGGAGCCGCCGTACTTCCGCAACATGGCGCCGACGCCGGCCCCGCCAGTCGATGTCGAGGGCGCGCACGTCCTGCTGAAGCTCGCGGACTCGGTGACGACCGACCACATCTCGCCGGCCGGGTCGATCTCGACCAAGAGCGCAGCCGGCTGGTTGCTGACCGAGCTTGGCGTCGAGCCGGCCGAGTTCAACAGCTACGGCGCGCGGCGCGGCAACCATGAGGTCATGGTTCGCGGCACGTTCGGCAACATCCGCCTGCGGAACGAGCTGGTCCCCGGCCAGGAAGGCTCCTGGACCAAGCACCTGCCGAGCGGCAAGTCGATGTCGGTCTTCGAGGCGTCGGAGCTGTACCAGGCGAACGACATCCCGCTGATCGTCATCGCTGGTAAGGAGTACGGCACGGGCAGCTCGCGCGACTGGGCCGCCAAAGGGCCGAAGCTCCTGGGCGTCAAGGCGGTCATCGCCGAGAGCTACGAGCGCATCCACCGCAGCAACCTGCTGATGATGGGCATCCTGCCGTTCCAGTTCATGGACGGCGAGGGACGCGAGTCGCTCGGGCTGACCGGCGCGGAGACGTACACCATCCGGGGCATCGCGGCGGGGATCAAGCCGCGCCAGATCCTGCCGGTCGAGGTCACTCGCGAGGACGGCTCGACCTTCACCTTCAAGGTGCTGGCGCGTGTGGACGCCCCGATTGAGTGGGAGTACTACCGGCACGGCGGCATCCTGCCGATGGTGCTTCGCAAGCTGGCGTCCGAGTAG
- a CDS encoding C69 family dipeptidase: MCDTAVAVGAATAHGTVVFAKNSDRHPNECQPLFRAPRAQHAAGTTLRCQYIQIPQVTETWEVVGGRPWWLWGFETGVNEWGVAIGNEAVMSKLPFAETGLLGMDLVRLGLERGTTAYEAMHVIVELLEAHGQGGSAEVNGRRYYHNAFIIADPREAWVLETAGRFWAAERVTGARAISNVYSIETHWDEASSDLVEYALAQGWWRADVPFNFARAYGDYSVEIAPRCFRFQRATDLLGKQGGQVTVQSMMAHLRDHYDDTFMAPRWSPQELCFSSICMHSSAQYNGETASGFVAELRAEDGPLRSQVWHAFTSPCLSAFHPVYLDGVGLPSELDAGGGQYDPASAWWRFERLQRMVDGHPALAPTLQASYRGLEAAWLAEAPTVEATARQHAADDDLDAARTVLRQFVDRTLEELDAAVAAADVQLEAAARLAEPPIVLQPAHRAAINQAAGLHELVRETPAAVPAT; the protein is encoded by the coding sequence ATGTGTGACACCGCGGTCGCCGTCGGCGCGGCGACGGCGCACGGCACGGTCGTCTTCGCGAAGAACAGCGACCGTCACCCCAACGAGTGCCAGCCACTGTTCCGCGCGCCACGCGCCCAGCACGCGGCAGGAACCACGCTGCGGTGCCAGTACATCCAGATCCCGCAGGTCACGGAAACGTGGGAGGTCGTCGGGGGCCGCCCGTGGTGGCTCTGGGGCTTTGAAACAGGCGTCAACGAGTGGGGCGTCGCCATCGGCAACGAGGCCGTCATGTCGAAGCTGCCGTTTGCCGAGACCGGCCTGCTCGGCATGGATCTGGTGCGGCTCGGCCTGGAGCGCGGCACGACGGCCTACGAGGCGATGCACGTCATCGTCGAGCTGCTCGAAGCGCACGGCCAGGGCGGCTCAGCGGAGGTCAACGGCAGGCGCTACTACCACAACGCCTTCATCATCGCGGACCCACGTGAGGCCTGGGTGCTGGAGACGGCCGGCCGCTTCTGGGCCGCCGAGCGGGTCACGGGCGCGCGGGCGATCTCCAACGTCTACAGTATCGAGACCCACTGGGACGAGGCGTCGTCTGACCTCGTCGAGTACGCGCTGGCCCAGGGCTGGTGGCGCGCGGATGTGCCGTTCAACTTCGCCAGGGCCTACGGCGATTACAGCGTCGAGATCGCGCCGCGCTGCTTCCGCTTCCAGCGAGCCACCGATCTCCTGGGGAAGCAGGGCGGGCAGGTCACGGTCCAGTCGATGATGGCGCACCTGCGCGACCACTACGACGATACGTTCATGGCCCCGCGCTGGTCGCCGCAGGAGCTGTGCTTCTCCTCGATCTGCATGCACAGCTCGGCGCAGTACAACGGCGAGACGGCCTCTGGCTTCGTGGCCGAGCTGCGCGCCGAGGACGGACCACTGCGGTCCCAGGTCTGGCATGCATTCACCTCGCCCTGCCTGAGCGCCTTTCACCCGGTCTACCTGGACGGCGTCGGCCTGCCGTCCGAGCTGGACGCCGGCGGCGGGCAGTACGACCCGGCCTCGGCGTGGTGGCGGTTCGAGCGGCTCCAGCGCATGGTGGACGGGCACCCGGCCCTCGCCCCGACGCTGCAGGCCTCGTACCGGGGGCTGGAAGCCGCGTGGCTGGCCGAAGCGCCGACCGTCGAGGCCACGGCTCGCCAGCACGCCGCCGACGACGACCTGGACGCGGCGCGGACGGTCCTGCGCCAGTTCGTGGACCGCACGCTTGAGGAGCTGGACGCGGCAGTCGCCGCCGCCGATGTCCAGCTCGAAGCCGCCGCGCGACTGGCCGAGCCGCCCATCGTGCTGCAGCCGGCCCATCGCGCGGCCATCAACCAGGCGGCCGGCCTGCACGAGCTGGTTCGCGAGACGCCGGCCGCCGTACCCGCCACCTGA